In the Pararge aegeria chromosome 16, ilParAegt1.1, whole genome shotgun sequence genome, gtttataagtttatcatatattaaccattaaatagcaatacagtatacagcaggtagtacactaataaatccagtgtaggtaattctgtactgcgagccatcgcgtcgctcagtagatacGAGCGACCGGTTTGGCGTTGCCCCGAATGCATACGTTATAAAGGTATACAACGTaaaacagaattacgaaataatattgaaggatgcataagtttatttcataaggaatcactctgtaaaaatattaaatcaagcagaagtatatttatatttccatacatactaattcaaaatattataaatgtttacttatgacaaccctattgaagataaaagaccggcacgagcatagtacctacgatacgcgacgcgtatgtaataaagtgacaggagtcactacattttaattttgcatgtgacgttagggctgcatctgatttccTTTAGGTAAaagctatggcagtggtttactcaaaaactattaggttttcgttttcacagataagtcccagagatagtacataatgtacctataaaACCTGTAAGTACCGGGCAGGACGACGTCTAAAGCGACGAAATAATTGATAGGCCTATTTGAGTAAAGAAGTTATGGGTTTATTTAAGTTACTTAAGTAAGTAGTAAAATATcgaaatataaatgaattacatacaattataaaattctAGGTACGCTAcatgtaattaaaaattgtttcggattaaaatatatagacgTAGAAATGCAGAACGACgaagataaaaaagaaatagcTTTTGacataaagcaaaataaaacaaaagaaggaAGAAGAAACTGGCTTACCAAGTTTAATCTTAATTTAAGAGCAGCATCTGCTCAAGGTAAGGATGATGAAAAAGATGATACGCTGAAAAGTAAGATATCGACACTCGTTAAACAAACTGTGCacgatacaaataaaaaaatggagttGGTATCGCATATAAAGGAGCATCTACGTGATAAATATCCTTATAAAGTTGGTTTCATATTGAGTATGATAAAGAAATCGAAAGATGTTCTGAACGAACTTTTCAATATAGCTGTTAAGCATAAGAACGATTGGAAAGCGCTTGAacaattgaaaatatttgaaCTAATTGTTCACACGAATGTCGATACAACGAATCTTGTACGACAACTTGTTGAAGTACATCTTCAGCACCTGAACTCCACACAGACAGTATTATATCACAGGAGTAGagttgtattattaaaataagtctCTACGGACGCTTATTGAACTCCCTCTCtctcatttaatctcttgcttaCTTGTACTTCTTTTTCGAATAAATAGGTAGGTTAACATAAAGAGGATGgagatttgtttttattcggtgttaattttaatcatcatcatcatcatcatatcgagccattaccggccctctacagggcacgggtctcctcccgcaatgagaagaggttaaggccgtagtccaccaagctgaccCATCGCGGACTGATGAACTCCACATACATatctttgagaactttatgtagaactgttaggcatgcaagtttcctagcgctgttttccttcaccgtcgaagcaagtgatatttttaataacataaaaaacgcacataacttagaaaagttaggattcgaactcggccccgcgaaaTTAATGTCGGGCCACCCACTGCGCCGTCATCGCTATTTCATGTAGGTAGTGTCAAATTATATTACTTCTCttaaatgtttatgtttatcAAAATTCTCGTTAATCTATTGGTTAACTTGTCTGGTTGTTGATCACATGGCGCTGGTTATATTGCCCGGCTAGGCCAACAATACCGTAGGAATCATAATACAAAAGCATAATACTGAATCCTGCTAATCAATTTTGTACCTTTCGCAGCTTTCTTTCCAGTCACAAGTTCCTTAAGTTATTAAtgatttaagtatttgttatttattcaaGGGGTCGTTAACTAAAATAGATTACGATTAAGCGACATGCTGCTCAAACGTACGAGGCGAATGAATGAAAGAGAGGGACCTAAATGAGGCCCTAATGAATAACCCTACCTGCACCGCAAGCCGCAAATCTACTAACCCTACGTGAAATGTCCTctctatattttaaaactgaatttttgCAAGTTAGGTAAGAACAAGACTAGCCTTAGGGTGTATTCTTGTGTGTACCCGCCCTAGTTTTCTACGttggataaatattattatttgattggtTACCTTTGAAAGGATCACGTGTCAAGTCGCGTATTCAGTAACAGCAAGGTacatagtattttaaaaatatccacCAAACAATATGCAATACCTACCCTCGACATTTTGTAtactatgtaaaaataaataagtagatatttAATCTTAAGAATCGGCACCCAATTAGCTATCACGTTAACTGTTCAAAGTAGCGAAATCTATAAGTGCTGAGTCTTTGAAAGAGCCGAATTAactaatcttatactaataaagctgaagagtttgtttgtttacttgaacgcgatggtCTCaggaaattgaaaaattatcgaggaaggctttatattttgaaacatttttcatttttgcatatttcttaagaatctctttttattctaaataattACAGGCCATGTAACTTCGTGATAATTTAGCTTCATTCTTTTAgtgaaaaactttttaaactgGCCAGTACTTTcagaactattttttattattattatttgtactgacaaacaaacaaaaaatctttcctctttgtAACATTAGTATTGATATAGATAatctatatatctttatatatatatttcttgtgtgcgtgtgtatgtcactgaactcctcctaaacggctggaccgatttgaatgaattttttggtatgcgtttgggtggcaccctggatggtttagattcacaaatcagcccgacagatggcgttagGGTCCGCTTGTATACTATAAGGCTGATTTTAGTACTAGCGAGCAAGACATACCTACTGGATTTGATTACACCTTAACTGCACAAATTGACCACCCCACACATCCGTGTCCCCATTGAGGCGCGATCATCTGCGAGGGTGCGGGGGGAGGTGGGGGCAAGGGGCTGCAATTATTGAGCAAATGTAATAGCGGCATTGTGATAGAGCCGCGCACAGACGTAGCGTTGATTAGTGTACGCAAAGCTATGGAGTCAACGAGTTCAtgttatgttacaaaaaatgtttAGTAGCAGTGCGCGATTTCTGAACGCAGCGGTATGGAATATCCCGAACGCAGCGAACTTCCGAGTGGCGGCGATAGAATGCCAAAATATCAAGGTCGCGCACAAACCCTCTCGCTATTATTTGGTCTCATGACTTTAATTTCTCAATATTTGAGGAGcacataattaaactttatttcacaaattaaaaattcaacctTTTTCGGTCGTCGCATATAAAGAGActggaagaaataaaaaaatcctgtgcaatttattctcacacggcagaagtgtaacttctgaaaagtagcctacgagagattgagatggatgtagagtatcaggaCCGTAGACAGAGATCTCTGTCTACGATCAggactattaggataaatgtaaggtttattatttccttagtttacatggtaactaaaataagtaaaaaaaaatattatgttttctacCTCATTCTGTCCTATTAAGACATTTAAGTGTTTGTGTCTCTTGTgacttatttattcttattattatttattataatttatttatttttcccaaaatattaaatttaaaagctgGCCATTCTTAGTATTACGTTACACTTAGAAATGGTGAAAAAGGTATCCACTGCTAAGTTTGTCCCTAATCATTCACACAGTGGAAAAAATTTCACGTATATGCGTGTACCTATATGCATTAAAAATAGTcacagttataaaaaaagttaatatttttattgcttgtttATACAATATAAGGAAATAAGAAAATGGCCTCTCCATCGCAATTTCAGTTCTTGATTATATTTGCGACGAGCCACGAACACGCCCCTTCCATCCCTATTATATTGATTTAGCATACCGAAACGGCGTATCTACctccaattaatttattatttactacctTAAAGTAATTAACGTAAGGTTTATAACAGGTTTTGAGATTATATAAGCTGTTTCGATTtgtctataaaataatacactttGAGCTTTGTCTGCGAGTCATTTGTAAGTAAGTGATGTTTAGTAttcattgaatttaattaattaagaactGCTTTTTTGCTAATGGGATTGCAATAATCGAGGTAGCTTACATAAATAGCATTAACCTGGTTTTTAAGGTACACTAAATACTTAATTTACCAGAGCAAGCGGGAGatcgatgagatggacggaccaagtgaaggttTCAATCGAGTGTCCTGTACATGGATGCACAAGAAGAGGAACGGTTAGGGAAGAGTGGCGACGGAATGTAAAGCGCGTCACagcacccagatgacgaccttgaccagtctgtcaagactttaacgactaagaagaagaaatacttaatTTAGGTATGGTCCAATGCTGGGTAGAGGTCCCATATGAAGGAAGCTTTAAGAGCATATATCTAAAATGCTGCTCAAATAATTATGCGAGACAGATGGCATAACTTATGCTCAGGGTCACTCAGTGTGCGATGAGAGAGCTATatttggagtatctctacatgatTAAATCAGgtatgaggagatccgtagaagaactagcgacatagcttaacgagtcgcgaagctgaagtggcaacaGGCGCGGCACAAAGCTTggagaatgaatgaatgaatgaaatacaaatgagtacaatttggtggccttatcgctacatagcgatttcttccaggcaaccttgtttACGACttaggaaaaaacatagaaaagaggtaggtggtgcaaaaAATTTcacaactatataaatatagagaATCGATGGGCGTTAAGGTCaaccaaggtgctggaatggcgatctgTACACGCATCGTTGGTAGACCTCTGACGAGTTGGACAGATAACATTTAACGAGTAGCAGGGAGCCGTTGGACCCGAGCGACAAAAGACCGTAGTGTTTGGAACTACCTATAAAAGACAGCAATTATaagacgtccattggttgacacgACGAGATGATTGTGTGAGGCTCCGATTTATTTCCTTCAGAATGGTATTCTTGAAAGGATTCCTAAACAGAAGAACCCAGTACTTTCCGTAAGAATGTTCTTCTCGAGAATCTATCTTAAGTGCTCGTTATACGTAATCGTAAATGCGATAAAAAAGATTAGTACCCAAGCTCTCATTGGAGAAGCATTGTGTACGATATCCATGCTCTTAAACCTTATCTCCTATAAGAGATGAGACATGTGCCCATCAGGGTGACGTCAATAGGCTGGTGATGTTAAAATTACTTACAAATAGGCATTTTATGCTTAGTTTtagcattaatttaaaaaaaacaaaccgcTTTAATACAAACAATACGCTCATCATTACCTGTTCCTCGGTTCCGCTTTTCAAAAGAGTTCCAAACAATTTCTCgcaaaatttttattctttgaaTGTGCAATGCGAAACATTTGTATATAAATGCACAATGGAAGCGCGTTACTTGCATTGCTAAGAGGTTCTATTGTTTAATGCCACAATTCGTTGTGAATTCTGCTTCGAATGAAAGAAACTGCCCAAGTCGCCGGCTGGACACTGTAGCTGGATGTGTGCGTTTGATACTTGTATTTTTCGAGCCCAATCAATAATCGCGCGTAGCGTTGGAATTATACTCGTAGGTCGGGGAAAAAGTTCTTTcgcatttaatattaaaactcaGGACATTttgttcaaaatttatttatgtttaattacattttatataatcccGTTGCAAAAAAATCGTGGGACTTCTTAGCAATAAAACGTGGTAGTATCATTTAATAATTAGTCACGCTCTAACGTTTGAAAAGTAAAGTGagacaaaacaataaataattattcagaTGGAATGCCACGTTAATTTGTAAGGCCTAGAGCCTTGTAAACGTGGCATAATATGGATATAAATGCACGATCGAAGCGCGTTACTTGCATTGCTAAGAGGTTGTTTATTGCTACAACTAGTTTCGAATTCTGCTCCGAATGAAAGAAACTGCCCAAATTGCTGGCTGGACTGATATTTGTACTTTTAGGTTCTTATTAATAATCGATTCATAACGTCGGAACAGTAACCTATTAACTATTTTGTCACATTCTAACATTTGAAACGTGAAGTGTGACAAAGCAATGAATGACtctttgtatgaataatatctttatttgcggGAATGTGGTACACATTCTggtgttacaataattatttgttcaGCTCCTAAACTCTTAACTAATtcaatagtatgcaaaaattTCAATCAAActaaatacttttacaaatatgaatataatacttattaggtatataataaaacattatatctCGTGATTACACCGCATTTAAATTGCTCATCGGTCAAAGAAGAGCTGGTTCATTCACGCGAAGAACCCTGACTGTTCACATTATTGGTACCAATCCACAAGTGTTTTGTATAGTTATTAGATTAAGTAATATTGAAgtcgaatttttttttccaactaAAAATCCCTGTTATAATTAATAAGAGTGAGTTTTCCTCTTCTAAGCCAACTAGCTTCACTATAGGCTGCATATGCCGTCACTAATATCGAAGAAtggattatttaaataaatatatttgaacaAAGTATCAAAATTTGTCAAATACTGTATAGCATATTTGGGCGGGCGGACAGTGGAAGGTGGCCGTTGTCCAAATGACGGTTCGAGAGATGTTCCACGTATTGAAGGAAATAGAATGGATAGACTATTATTGTTAAGAGATATTCTTCTTTAATATAAGCCTTGTACTAAGCAGTAGGCATACCTACTGCTTAGTACAaggcttcaattaaaaatatacatgcataaaaatagcatgtatatttttaattgaattatattACTAGGTAATtactatagtataataaatgtgaaagtgtgattgtttttttatccCTCGATTGACATTATTCTTTATTGCATAGAAAACTTTTATGGGGAGTGACAGTGGcttttgattttgaaaaattcaaatCTCGATCTAATTTTTGTGTAAACTACCTGgagaatttaaatgaaattggatttttaatttgtatcctGGTAATCTACGAAAAATGTTCTTTTACCCTACTATAAAGGTACCAAAACTACCAACCTACTTAAAAGGTACTTTTTAGTAGGTTGGTAGTATTGGTTGGTAGATATTATAATAGCTGCGCTGCGCAAAGCTACTAGCAGCAGATGAGTCAGTGATTGCAGTAGAGGTTAgcagtagcacaaaggacgcttctgtccgttctccgttatattaccTTAGTAGCCTTATACGACACCCGCATCAAACAGCGCCTTTCTTCTGCAGTTCAAGTGcgaattcttagtttcttcggtcacgtgtccaggcgtaatgacgtgtccattgagcgacttgtggttcaaggtaaagtagaaggtaccagagcacgcggaagatcaccgatgagatggacggaccaagtgaaggctacaatcgaggctcctctacatgaatgcgcaagaaaggcaaccgttagagaagagtggcgaagtattgtcaagcgaaccacaacacccagatgacgaccacgaccagtctgtcaagactgaaacgactaagaagaagaaggtgGCAACTGTATAGTGTACCTATTATCTACACACGGCActatcattgtcatcatcatatcaacccattaacagcccactacagttcaagggtctcctcccacaaagaaaTGGGTTTGGCACCACACTGCACTATGAGTTATAATAAAGGAAGGTCCATGCTATGATGTCGGCTGTAAGCTGTAAGCTCGTATGTGTAATACAACTGCCAAAACAATGATCAATTTAGCAATCACTATTTCGGTGGTATTATTTGCTTccgtatgtgtattatatttttaagggtTGCCCATTGTGGGGTTTTACGTTATTTTTAACAccaatttcaatattataatattaaaaagtaacttTAAGAAACCAACTTAAATCGTCATCACGTCAATCGATTTatgtccactgttggacataagTATTTTGTAGGTAGTTCCAAAATCCGCAGTCCTAGGCCACTTGCTTTCAGCGGCTctcagcgactcgcttgatgtcgtctacTCGCTTAATGTCATCTGCGTCCTACAACTTCAGTATGGtgaaaaaataagtattgtaaTTTGCTCCATTAAGGAGTTCCATCCGAAGACGAATTATCACCAAATTTTCACAGGGCCACTCTGAAGATTAGACGTTAATTCAGCGTAAGTGAATtgtgaatattatttttgaagtcgatagtattattagttttaaggcCTCAAACTGATGCTCCGTTAAAATTAAGTGATTAGCACTAGAAGTTTGAATGAATTGAGGATAAGGCCAAGCTCCCACACTTCGGCAAATACTCGTATAAAGCCCTTTTTGAACAACTTAAGTGCATTTAGTATGTATGTACAAAATCCGAGTAAGTAACATGAATAACGGTTTCAAGCACAGATCATAATAACTATGCATGCCCATTttacaacatttaaaaaataagcttggATTGAATAAGCTTGCTCCTCTTTCTTCGTAATTTAGTgaaatactaaatttaattaaaatttctgaaatCCATTCTTAAGTAGGCTGGATTTCGTTATATCCTGCCAGTACTACTTGGCCATCAATTGCTTTACTTCAAATCTGGACACCACACCTGTtatcacatttttatttattttctaacatTACGCAGTCGGTTAAAACGACAGCCCTCAGACAACCCTATGTCCAAAATATGTCTATTTCACGTTCACCTAGAGTCCATTGTTATTAAGCCAAAAAAAGTTTCCATGTTTTTCCCATTGTGATGCTCTTTTGTTTTATGGAATGCATGGGCTTCGGATAGTccgtttttgtataaattggggAAGAGTTATACGGCACATAAATTTTGTATCTATCAAGTGTATTTTGTATTGTTGTGGTgtttattgaaacttttttaGTGCGAataaatttctgtatttttagaATTGGTACCCACCCATCTGTCTATAGTTTCACCCATCTGTCTATAGTTTatcatttgattttttaaaaccacaagtgtgtgtgtgttttgaagtgaaacttgtttagaatcgttgtgatttcaaatttGATgatacgaaaaaataagtccattgagacacaaacacttaaatgtataggacagagtgagataaaaaacattatacatttttgtacCTATTTTGGTAGCTAGTACCATGGAAacgaaataataaaccttacattcatcctaatagttctgatactctctCATctacctcaatctctcgtaggctacttttcagaagttacacttctgccgtgtgtcaAATAAATTTCacaagatttttttgttatcaccatctcacagtaaataaatataaagttaaatattaagtaggtatacttgtTTATAGTTCAAGTAAGTAGTGTAATTGACAGATCAAGCAGATGGTACACctaataatatttagaaaaccgtcgcctataaacagacaaacacttCGCAGTGCATGCAAGTTACACCTCCTACAAATAATGGCGTACgtttaagctttatttaattacacctgcatccacgtccttcagaccggcagGCTGATTACGTATTTctcgacaggcttgcgacaggcgtagatcttgcaatcactgttgtcaaacgtcacttttgtttatttattgtatggaaaagtgacgtttgacagcagtagtgttgcccaaattcagtcttggtcttgcagtcttggtcttgttcttgcgtttttgcaagaccaagaccaagaacaagaccgcgtatttttagcaagaccaagaccaagactgaccgtgcaagacttgagcaagaacaagacatagcctgcaagactcttgcgtcttgcagctaggacttagcgctatttcacggagtagttaggtgtaacagttcggtgtataggtaggtaggtacgcttaggaattctatgagacgcaaaaaactatatcaaagaatatgaaaaactggacctatgcgcattacgactaataccataaacatagcgaataaaaaaatatctattaaaatcaaactgagtgcatgcatagttatgttttaaccatcggcactttgataatgcggcatcaaaggttttgtacttacttctcaaagaaatttgccgcttttcggaagtacatggttatgatacacgctccggcggcttcttttgaaatctaaaacaatcgttgccgccgcgccgaaatcataacatttgacactattcatgcaaaataatttccaattttaagagtacctacaggtgttccaaagaataaataagtttcagagtgcttagaatgaaaatgaatacattatactgatcacgcaagtagtattatgattaggataaaatggtgaggataggtagtagatgtcataataattcattctagtaagtaattataatattgattacttatatggttttaaactaattacttaggtactattattgtacattaagtcattatatttcttaagtttttacaagaaaaaatagcaaaaaagtgttcgaatatctctgagagagatgatgagagtaagtatttactagctgtgcccgcgacttcgtccacgaggaatagtaactttggaggtatagtgacgttcaggatttatttatttattttaaaacttctgtcatcaaacatacaaacgaactcttcagctttataatattagtatagatgcacgccaaaacattcacttatatgtaaagaatagtgattggcactaattctttacatatattttattcacgggtcgcgtctgtacaagtaggtaatatttagtgtgtgtttgtacgccgcacgcggcatcgttcgatttgcggcggcatccttttcatagagccggcacgtggcgaagcggcgcggtaaaaagcaaggaaacgtactataaatgaaggaattattttaattccagtcatttccaattgagctgtgcttcgattctaacttaataattgtttttactaattctcgttgttttctaaaaacgtatcacgtgtacaatttaatatgagtgacgaagattcaaattattctagtccgagtaacgagagtttgagtcacagatctaaaagacccaaaagcaaatttgaggagtttttcgaaataattcatgcatcccaaactgccttgtgtaaattgtgccaacataaaaagattgaaataaaaatgaaaaacagaaacacttcaggcttaaggaaacatctaatgtctttccacaaaaaggaatcagaaatatttcttcctgttaaaccaaaattaagtggagatatcacaagctttttagtaaccgctggaagaagtggacaggtaagaatatttttttaacagttaaaagaattttaactccgcgtagctattcatgcgatactttcaaaaaagccattaacttacgtaagtatttttgagttagtggtgttttcatctaggggtgcgacatattaagtatgtaattatcgtcttaaatattttttataaacacccatattttcatttaatcggccagtaacaactaagtactttattttggtaaattacagtacagtgcaaccttaatataacaaatatcaatttaacgattttctcgatttaacaacaacaaacctcctcctcttatacgctcaaacctagtatgttttaaataataacacaagatttattgttttgtttcagtcggaaaacagcagtgacaacatcacgacagctacagttgattgggtggtgaaaaaatatcttcccttctcatttttcgatgacgaagctacacaagtatattttcgacgtatttgccctaatatggtgtttcctaaaaggtctacacttagaaggaaagtcaaagagcgatttgaagagctccaattgaatctcaaggaacgacttcaaccattatcatctaaaatgtcgtttaccattgatgggtggacgtcaattgctggtaggagttactacggggttactattcattatatagacaacgaatggaagtatcgatctgtagttcttgattttataccatcacgcggtcgacatactggggaagatattgcaacgattttccatgaatgtttattggaatatggcataattgataaaatacaaggtatcacggtcgacaacgcaactgtaaataccaaatttatgtatgaactgggcaaacagctgccgccacactttgattcagacaatcaacatttccggtgctttgctcacattttaaaccttggtgtacaagatttattaaagaccttagcattacactgtgagtctgacactaacgcgcaagatcagcagtacgaagactatgcagacgaaactgaggatgaggaagatgaagaatctgcaccaaatattgctgactcgcgtacatctgtaacaaagttacgcagtatttccagtaaaataaaaagaagt is a window encoding:
- the LOC120630643 gene encoding uncharacterized protein LOC120630643 encodes the protein MQNDEDKKEIAFDIKQNKTKEGRRNWLTKFNLNLRAASAQGKDDEKDDTLKSKISTLVKQTVHDTNKKMELVSHIKEHLRDKYPYKVGFILSMIKKSKDVLNELFNIAVKHKNDWKALEQLKIFELIVHTNVDTTNLVRQLVEVHLQHLNSTQTVLYHRSRVVLLK